The nucleotide sequence GGTATCCGTCACCAAAACGCCGTAGCCGTGACCACCGCCGTCGTGCCGGTAAGCGTCGTTGAAATAGGAATCGCGCACCGTCACATTGGCGCTGAACTGCACGCCCACATGAAACCGCATGGCCATGAAGCTGTGCACGTCGCGCACCCAGCAGTTCACCACATGCTGCAGTTGGATGTTCATGCGATTCGCGGCGGCCTCACGGTTGTTGAGCGTGAAGCCTTCGAGCCCCACGCCACGCACCGGCGCGAGCACGGTAACCGTCGGATTCGCCCAAGTGAAATCGAGGTGCAGCGGACGATCGAGCGTGAGCGCACCGCCGTTGACCGCCGTGACTTGGGCAATCTGTCCGACCGATCGCGCCGCCCAGCCGTTCTGATTATTAATCGTCTCCAGATAATCGGGGATGTCCCGGGTCGTCGCCATCGCGTCGTAATCATTGTCCTGACGAATCAGGATCCAGTCACCCGCTTCGACTCCGCCCACGGTGCCGACGGTAATGCCGGTGGAGCCCCGGGTGAGACCTCCCGTAATCGTAAGGTCGGGCGATTCTTCGTAGCCCGACACTCGGATCAGTCCGCTGCCGGATGCACTGGAGACATGAAAATCAAACTGAGTCTCCGCGGTGCCCGCGCCGCGCAGGATGATTCTCGGGGGATTGCGTGACGTGGTGCGCACGATGTTGATCGGTGAATCGAACCGGTAGGTCCCGGCCGGGAACATGATCACGGTGTCTTCGGTGAGTCCGTTGAGCAGGTTCTGCAGGATGGGCGCGTTGTCGGCATGGCCCCAGCGGTCGCCGCCCACGGCTACAAAATCGATCGTGTTCGCGTAGGTGGTGGGCATCCCGCCTTGCACGCCGGCTCGCGTCCAATCGACGAGTCGTTGCGAGAGATCAATCGGCGTCTCACTCGGCAGCGTCACCGTGTCCTGGGTCACAGTCACGTCATCGATCAACAGATCCAACTCCGGCGATCCGCTGCCAATCGTAAGATGGGTGAAGGTGGCGAGAGCGCCGCCAATGGTCGTCGTCTGGCTCTCCTGCTTCAAATCACCGTCGACATAAAAGCGCAGGTCACTCTGCCCGTCCGAGCGGCGCGCGATTTCGATTCGCACGGTATGCGCTGACGTGTCGTTCAACGCCCAGGCGGTGCCGCTGCCGACCGTATCATCGCCGCTGCCACCCATCGCGGCGTCACCGCGTCCGGGGACGTCTCGGTAGATGCGCATGCCGGGAGCGTCGCCCACCCCACCCCGAAAATAGTAGCCGTCCCAGGCCGCCGACGCCGTCGACCACGTGGAATCGTCCGTCACCGGATTTCCGTTGGCATTGTGCAGTCCGAATCGAATACCGCCGTCGTTGGCCGCGCTAACGCGCGTCATGCGCAGGCGCAGGGTAGCGACCAAGCGATCGCCGGATGCCGCCAGCGTGACCGTTTGCGGCAACGCCACCGTCGCGCGGGAAAAACTGCCGGTGCCCAAATACTGCAACGCCGGTCCGGACGCTAATCCGGTCGTGTCGTCCACGACCGCGAGCGTCACGCCGCTCGCCGCCACCCAATCGGCATCGGCCGCATCGGATCCGGCCGTATAGCCGCCATCCGTGAAACCGTCATCGAGGACCGGAGTTTGCGCGTGAATCGGAGACGTTGCCCCGATCGCGAACAGGAAAGCCAAAGCACGAACATTCATTATCAATTCTCCAAAAAGTAGATTTCGATCAGCGCGGTGCCGGTGTCGCCGCCGACGCCGCTGGTGTGCACGGTGTAGGGACCGGGTGGCAGCGTGAGTAATGCGGCGGCGTCCGCCGATCCCTCCTCCAGCGCAAACGCGCCCACGGCGCTGGCGGCGGACGCAATCGCAGCGGCATTGCCGGCGCTCGACCAGTTGTCGTTGTCGATCACCACCTCGCCCGCGCGGTCGAACACGCGCAGGGTGAGGTCATCAATCGCGTCAGCGACCCCAAAGCCGGCCAGACCCGGCCCCACGCACCGCACCAAAGCGCGACGTGGGGCGGTGCCGTCGACCACAAATCCGGCGATCAATACTTCCTGCCCGGCGCGCACTTCGCCGCGCGCCGACTGATTGGTCAAACTGCTGCTGCCGGGCGTGAGATCATAGACCTCCACCAGCACCGTGCCACCCGTGCCGTCGACCGGTTGCACCTGCGCGGTGTAAGCCCCGGGCGACAGCGTCGCAATGACGGCCGAATCGGCCACACCGGCTTCCAACGCAAAAGCGCCCACGGCAGCGGAGGCGCGCGCGAGGTCAGCCCCGCCGTCGTCCTGATCCCAGCCCGCATTGCGATCGAGCTCCGTGCCCGCCGCGTTGAAGACCACCACCGAAGGTTGCGGCATAAAACCGTCGACGCCGTAAGTCGCCAGACCCGGACCGATGGTGCGCACGAGCACGGATTTCAGGTCGTTGCCGCCGATCACAAAACCGTTGATCAGAATCGCCGCGCCCGATTCGGAAACCGCCCGCACCGAGCTGTTGACCAAGCGGGCATTCGGCGTGCCGACCGTGCGACTGGCCGCCAAATAGGACGGTCCCGTGGTGAGCGTGGTGGCCGCTCCCGTTACCACAGCCGCGACGGTCGACGAAAGTTCATGAGCACCGATGTCGGACATCGCCCCGCGCGTCCTCCCCTCGATATCGAGGGTCACTTCGGCCAAGGCCGGTGCCGGGGTGGAGGCGGTCGGCAGGCTCAACAATCGCAGCGCATCGAATTTAAATTGCGGATCAAACGCCGTGAAGCCCGCCGCCGGAGCGGAACCCACGGTGCCCCCCTGATACAGGTTGTGAGTCCAGGTTTGGTCGGCCACGGCATCGCCGCCGAAGAGCGAATTCGATGCCGATCCCGGCCGGGTGACGAGGTTGTTCGCCAACGTCACATCGGTCGGCAACACCGTGCGATTGCGCGAGCCAAAGCCGGTGCCGACATGGATCGCCAGACCGTTGTTGTTCACGAAGGTGTTGTGCGCGACGAGGGCGCGGTGGGCGGCGTAATATTCATTAAGCGCGCCACTGGAAACCCCGGCATAAATCGTGATGGCCGCACCGTCGCGGGCCGCCGTGCCTTCGAAGTGGTTGTTCACGATCACGTGATCCGTGCCGATCACGCGCACGCCACCGGAGCCACTGCGACCGCGACCGAGGAAGTAGTTCGAGTCCACCCGACAACGATCGCCGTGGCGCAGCGTCAGCGTGCCGGCGCAATCGAGGAACGTGTTGTAACGATAGATGTTGTCGCCCGACTTATTGGAGATGATCTCGATCTCGCCGTCCTGGCGGGAGAACAGGTTGTGCTCGACGATCGTGCGGGAACTGGAGAGCGAATAGTCGCTGGTGCCGATACGTATGGTCTCCCACCCGTTCGCTCCGCCGCCGCTGGCGCGCTCGTCGAAATGATTGTGATCAATGCGGTGATCGTTGGGCGACCCGTCGAGCCAGACGACCACCGTGACACCGGGGACGTCGTGGCCCTTGAAGTAACAATGATCGAGCCGGTTGTGGCGGCCGTAAAACGACACCCAGTCGGTGTCGGTGCCGGCGGCCGGGACGTAATTGATGAGTGCCACATTGGTCACGCGACAGTGCTCCGCCATCGTGCCGCTGTTGCGGAACTGAATCACCTCGTCGTCGTTTCCTGAATACGGACCGGAGAAAATCAAATCGCGCAGGATGAGGTAGTCGCCACCGACCTGTGCCCGGGACGCCCCGCGCATGATGACGGATCCGGGCGTAACGGCCCCCACCGTGATCGGCGCCGTGGCGGTGCCGACGCCGGAGAAGCGAATCACAACATCGTTCCACGTGCCGTCGGCGAGCAGAATGGTGTCGCCCGCGCCGGCGGCGGCGATGGCCGCGTTGAGTTGAGCCTCCGTGGTGACGATGGTGGTGCCGGGCGTTTGCACGGTCAGAGCCACCGTATCACTGTCGACCGCGCCGGACGCGTTGCTCACGCGCAGCCAGACGTTGGCGGAGGCCGTGAACCCAGGGAGCGAAAGCGTCCGCGACGTCGCGCCCGCGATGGGTCGCGCGGTGTCACCGGTCACGCCGCGATACCATTGGTAAGACAGCGGCGCAGCGCCGGCGGTGGACACCGTGACGATCGCCGTTTCGCCGCTCAACACGAAGTCGGGTGCGGTGACCGACCGAATCACCGGCCCCACTTGAGCGGGCGTGCTGATCACGGCGACATTGGAGGCGTCCGACATGATCATGGCCGCTCCCGCTTGCACGGTATAGTTGTAGGTTGTCGACTCCTCGACCCCCGTATCGGTGTAGCTGGTCGAGTTGGCGGGGAGTTCCGCAATGATCCAGTTGGTGCCATCGCCTTCCTGCCGCCGCACGATGTAGTAACCCTCGTTGTCGGCCTGATCGGTCCAGTTTAAATCCACCGTGAAGGCGTCGCTCGCGGTCCCCGCAAGCCCCGTGGGCGCGGCCACCGTCGTGACCGGTTCCGTGATCGCGGTGATCGAGATATTGTCCACCAGGAGTTCACCCTGGCGTCGGCTATCCTGGTAAAATGCGAACTGACCGAGGTCGTTGTTTTCCGCGAGAAAATCAATTTGCGGGGCGTTCGTGGGATCGGGGGTTTGGTGAAACGCAAACGTGCCAACCGACGCGTGGTTGAGATAAACGACGAACGTGTTCGGCGCGATCAACTCGTTGCCCAACGCCGGATCACTGAACGTCACAGAGTTGGTGTCGTGCGAGTTAATGAGCAACGTCACGTGATTGATCGCATCGGTTTGGTGAGTCGCGACAGTCGCGGAACCTGCGATGGAGTTCACCACCAAGTCGCCGCGATTGAGGATACGCAGCTCAAACGGACGGAAGTCGGAGTTGTTTAAAGAGTCGCCCGAGCGCGCCACCGCGAAGTGGAATCGCGTGTCCTCGTCGGCCGGATCGATGGCCGCGAACCCGCGCCGAAAATCAAAGTCGACCCGCACGTTGGACACGTTGGTGCCACCGTTAAAATCCGCGCGCAGGTGAGTCGGGTCACCAGAAGTCAAATCTCCGGATAAATCGTAGAGATAAAGGGCGTTACCCGGACCCGGGTTTGCTGGTGAAGTTTCGGCCGCCACCACCATGGCGCCGTTGGTCGTCGTGCGACTCGATGGAGAAACTGTATAAGCTCCGGCAGGAGCACTACCGGGCGCGTCACTCTCAAAGGAATCCTGCCAATACGTCTGGGCCGATGAAACGAGCGCACTGGCCGCCCACACGGCGAGAAAAGGGGTAAACAATTTCATTATTCCGGGGTAAGAAAAATGAATTTATAATTATTATCATACCCAAAATGCAACCGTATTCCTGCAACGCATCGGTTCCCCGCCGTGACTACGCCGCGGTTACCACTGCCCGGGGCGGCTGTCGTCGGTCATCTGTTGCAGCATCTCAAAACGCACTTCGCCGTAGTTGATGGCGTAACGCTGCGTGCCCTCGCGGTAGACCCAGGTGGTGGGAATCCAGGTCACCTCTTTGCCGAGTAACGTCACCATGCGGTCGGCGCCGCGACGCGCCTGATTGGGGTGCCGCATGATTTTCAGATTGGGTTGGTCACCCAATCCATATTTCGCGAGCTCGGCCGCGTCGTTTTCTTTGCTGCCCCAAATGGATACGAAAATGACGGTGACCTCCGGGTTGGCCTCAATGAAGTTCTTCCACCCGTCGTTGTCGTGCTCGCGCCAACAATTGGGACACCACGTCGCCCAAAAATGCACCACCGACACGCCGGGCTTCCCCACCTCGTCCGCCAAACGTTGTTCGAACTCCGCCGTCGTCTCGGCGAGAACGGTGGTGCTCAAGAGCAAAGCTAAGCTTACGGCGGATAAAAAACGAACGGCGAACTTCATGACAAATGAGGAGATCACGTCGACCGGGGTTATTCCCGACCGACTTCGCTCAACCTCAGCAATCGGCGCTGAATTGCAACTCGCGACCCCAACGCGCTACGGCACCTCGTAGACTTCGATGAGGCCCACGCCGGTTGCGCCACCCACTCCGCTGAGTTGCAGTGTGTAAGCGCCCGGTTCGAGGCTGATCACCATCGCGGCGTCCTTACTGCCTTCGCCTAGCGCGAAGGCGCCGGTGACCTGAGCCGCTGCCGCGATCGCAGCCGCGTTGCTCGTGCCCCAATCGTCGTTGGACGCGATTTCTTCCTGACCACGGAAGAGTTTGATCTGCGAATCCGCGATCGCTTCAGACAGCCCAAAGCCACCCAACGTCGGTCCCACCCCGCGCAACAGCACGCGTTTGGGCACCGTCCCCGTAACGACGAATCCCGCCACGCAGGTTTCATCCCCGGTGCCGATCGCCGCCCGCGTCGCGATATTGAAGAGCTTTTGGCCGAGGGATGGTGTGGATAGATCGTAGACTTCAATCAACACGACCCCCTCGCCCCCATCCGCACCACCCGCGATGGCCGTGTAGGCTCCGGGAGCAAGCGTCTCGAACAACGCAGCATCACCGCTATCGGCTTCGAGCGCAAAAGCTCCAGCTAATCCGGCCGCCGCCGCAATTTCGGCGCTGTTGGCGCCCGAGTCCCAACCGGTATTACTCGCGATCACTTCGGCTCCACGGAATAAATCGAGCTTTGGCGCCGCGAGCACGCCCCCTACACCAAAGGTCGCCAACCCAGGTCCGACCGCACGGATCAGAACGGATTTGGAATCTTCCCCCGTAATCACGAGACCGGCGATGGTTTGGTAGACCCCACTACCCGCACGCGCTCGCGACGAGATGTTTACCAATCGCTGTGATGCGATCAGAGAGGCACTTCCGCCATTGAACGACGTCGAGGAACCCGTGCTATCCGTCACCGCGGCAGCGATCGTTGAACTCGACGCAGATACCGTGGCGGTAACGGTGTTGTTCTTTACCGTCGTCACGTTGACCGCACCAGTTGCGCTCGCGGTGCCCACACCGGCGTCCACACCTGTCGAAGACTTCGTCATCACGATGGCCTGGCCCGCCGGAGAAACGATGGTATAGGTCACCGCATCGCCACCACTGGCACTGGCTTGATAAAAGCCCGCCACCGAACTCGTCGCGCCGGTCGCCTCCCGCGCGGCCGACATTTGCAGTCCCGCCACGCCGGTGACCGTGCCGGTCACGCTACCATTGGAATCAATGTTGGCCGCGAAAACCACTTCGGCACGACCGGTGGACGGTAACTCACCAACGAGGATTCCGTCACCCAAATCCCGGCTCGGCGAACGAATACCCAAACTGGCGGGGGCGGTGGTCGACTCGGTGGTCGAGGTCAGCGTAAAGCTGCCGTCATCGGCCACCGTGACGGTGCCGCTGACGTAGAGGTTGGCGATTTCGTCAAAGCCTAGAAAGAAGCCTGTGTTGTCCGCTTCCACCACGATCGCGAACGCGCCTCGTCCTGGTCCAAACGAACCGAAGTAAGTGCCCTGGTAACTCGCGAGCAGCACCTTCAACCTGGCGTTGCGCGAGGTTACTGTTCCCTCCGCATTGGTGACGACCACGGCGTAAGATCCAGCATCCTGGATTGAGACCGTTCTGAACATCAAATCTGCAGCGGTGGCACCCGAAATCGGGAAGCCATTTTTCATCCATTGGTAGGTCAGATCCGGCACGCCGGTCGCCACCACTGAAAGCGTGGTGGACTGGCCGGTGGCCGCGATGGTGTCACGAGGCTGCGAAGTAATATTCGGCGCAATATTGCTGGCTGAAACGGTGAGGCGCACCCGAATGCTGGTCACACTGCCTTGCGAATTGGTGACTAACACATCGTAGGC is from Synoicihabitans lomoniglobus and encodes:
- a CDS encoding right-handed parallel beta-helix repeat-containing protein → MNVRALAFLFAIGATSPIHAQTPVLDDGFTDGGYTAGSDAADADWVAASGVTLAVVDDTTGLASGPALQYLGTGSFSRATVALPQTVTLAASGDRLVATLRLRMTRVSAANDGGIRFGLHNANGNPVTDDSTWSTASAAWDGYYFRGGVGDAPGMRIYRDVPGRGDAAMGGSGDDTVGSGTAWALNDTSAHTVRIEIARRSDGQSDLRFYVDGDLKQESQTTTIGGALATFTHLTIGSGSPELDLLIDDVTVTQDTVTLPSETPIDLSQRLVDWTRAGVQGGMPTTYANTIDFVAVGGDRWGHADNAPILQNLLNGLTEDTVIMFPAGTYRFDSPINIVRTTSRNPPRIILRGAGTAETQFDFHVSSASGSGLIRVSGYEESPDLTITGGLTRGSTGITVGTVGGVEAGDWILIRQDNDYDAMATTRDIPDYLETINNQNGWAARSVGQIAQVTAVNGGALTLDRPLHLDFTWANPTVTVLAPVRGVGLEGFTLNNREAAANRMNIQLQHVVNCWVRDVHSFMAMRFHVGVQFSANVTVRDSYFNDAYRHDGGGHGYGVLVTDTSTHVLVANNVFRNLRHSMIWKEGANGSVFAYNYSRDGNQDGSTIATDISGHGDYAFANLIEGNIAQRVHVSDYWGPIGPHNTFLRNRVTLGGFDIADGTVDQNILGNELVSPTSPFVTTDATSTGAFIHGNSQGGVVQWRETNTATVVDSYYYDATPDYWNIADPWPSMGPEYAAGTYTIPAQHRWETGAMNLFGSAVADGRLVNLSTRAQVGADADVLIAGFVIGGEGPRSLLLRGIGPGLGAFLDPATVVADATLTLFGADGELATNDDWSTAPQAATIATRAAELGAFALESGSGDAALLATLDPGSYTVHLAGKAGGGLGLIELYDAGGDDTGRLVNISTRGRVGNGLAVMVPGIVVRESSARLLIRGIGPELVESFGFAASDVLADPVLTLRDSNGELVATNDDWSDQSNASEIATVADEVGAFALTSGGADAGMLVTVPAGVYTAQVEDTAGGEGIAIVEVYAVP
- a CDS encoding chondroitinase-B domain-containing protein; amino-acid sequence: MKLFTPFLAVWAASALVSSAQTYWQDSFESDAPGSAPAGAYTVSPSSRTTTNGAMVVAAETSPANPGPGNALYLYDLSGDLTSGDPTHLRADFNGGTNVSNVRVDFDFRRGFAAIDPADEDTRFHFAVARSGDSLNNSDFRPFELRILNRGDLVVNSIAGSATVATHQTDAINHVTLLINSHDTNSVTFSDPALGNELIAPNTFVVYLNHASVGTFAFHQTPDPTNAPQIDFLAENNDLGQFAFYQDSRRQGELLVDNISITAITEPVTTVAAPTGLAGTASDAFTVDLNWTDQADNEGYYIVRRQEGDGTNWIIAELPANSTSYTDTGVEESTTYNYTVQAGAAMIMSDASNVAVISTPAQVGPVIRSVTAPDFVLSGETAIVTVSTAGAAPLSYQWYRGVTGDTARPIAGATSRTLSLPGFTASANVWLRVSNASGAVDSDTVALTVQTPGTTIVTTEAQLNAAIAAAGAGDTILLADGTWNDVVIRFSGVGTATAPITVGAVTPGSVIMRGASRAQVGGDYLILRDLIFSGPYSGNDDEVIQFRNSGTMAEHCRVTNVALINYVPAAGTDTDWVSFYGRHNRLDHCYFKGHDVPGVTVVVWLDGSPNDHRIDHNHFDERASGGGANGWETIRIGTSDYSLSSSRTIVEHNLFSRQDGEIEIISNKSGDNIYRYNTFLDCAGTLTLRHGDRCRVDSNYFLGRGRSGSGGVRVIGTDHVIVNNHFEGTAARDGAAITIYAGVSSGALNEYYAAHRALVAHNTFVNNNGLAIHVGTGFGSRNRTVLPTDVTLANNLVTRPGSASNSLFGGDAVADQTWTHNLYQGGTVGSAPAAGFTAFDPQFKFDALRLLSLPTASTPAPALAEVTLDIEGRTRGAMSDIGAHELSSTVAAVVTGAATTLTTGPSYLAASRTVGTPNARLVNSSVRAVSESGAAILINGFVIGGNDLKSVLVRTIGPGLATYGVDGFMPQPSVVVFNAAGTELDRNAGWDQDDGGADLARASAAVGAFALEAGVADSAVIATLSPGAYTAQVQPVDGTGGTVLVEVYDLTPGSSSLTNQSARGEVRAGQEVLIAGFVVDGTAPRRALVRCVGPGLAGFGVADAIDDLTLRVFDRAGEVVIDNDNWSSAGNAAAIASAASAVGAFALEEGSADAAALLTLPPGPYTVHTSGVGGDTGTALIEIYFLEN
- a CDS encoding TlpA family protein disulfide reductase, whose protein sequence is MSTTVLAETTAEFEQRLADEVGKPGVSVVHFWATWCPNCWREHDNDGWKNFIEANPEVTVIFVSIWGSKENDAAELAKYGLGDQPNLKIMRHPNQARRGADRMVTLLGKEVTWIPTTWVYREGTQRYAINYGEVRFEMLQQMTDDSRPGQW